Proteins encoded in a region of the Pelobates fuscus isolate aPelFus1 chromosome 11, aPelFus1.pri, whole genome shotgun sequence genome:
- the PGD gene encoding 6-phosphogluconate dehydrogenase, decarboxylating, with amino-acid sequence MARADIGLIGLAVMGQNLILNMNDHGFVVCAYNRTVSKVDEFLANEAKGTKIIGAHSLEDLVSKLKKPRRIMMLVKAGQAVDDFIQKLAPLLEAGDIIIDGGNSEYRDSTRRCKELKVKGLLFVGSGVSGGEDGARYGPSLMPGGDQAAWPHIKGIFQSIAAQVENEPCCDWVGEEGAGHFVKMVHNGIEYGDMQLICEAYHLMKDILQLEQDEMAKAFEDWNKTELDSFLIEITADILKFRDTDGKHLLPKIQDTAGQKGTGKWTAISALEFGVPVTLIGEAVFARCLSSLKSERIVASKQLNGPKHAPFKGDKKAFLEDIRKALYASKIISYAQGFILFRQAAQEFGWKLNYGGIAMMWRGGCIIRSVFLGKIKEAFDRNPNLQNLLLDDFFKREMDNCQDSWRRVVSTGVQFGIPLPCFTTALSFYDGYRHQMLPANLIQAQRDYFGAHTYELLSKPGVFVHTNWTGHGGNVSSSSYNV; translated from the exons AGCTGATATCGGCCTTATTGGCCTGGCAGTGATGGGTCAGAATCTCATCCTAAATATGAACGACCATGGCTTTGTG GTCTGTGCCTATAACAGGACGGTGTCAAAAGTGGACGAATTCTTGGCCAATGAAGCCAAAGGCACCAAGATAATCGGGGCCCATTCTCTGGAAGACTTGGTTAGCAAGCTGAAGAAGCCACGCCGTATCATGATGCTGGTGAAAGCTGGCCAGGCGGTGGATGACTTCATTCAAAAGCTG GCACCCTTGTTAGAAGCTGGTGATATTATAATCGACGGTGGCAATTCTGAGTACAGAGACAGTACA AGACGATGTAAAGAATTAAAGGTCAAGGGACTCCTGTTTGTAGGAAGCGGCGTTAGTGGTGGAGAAGATGGCGCAAGATACGGACCGTCTCTGATGCCTGGGGGAGACCAAGCTGCATG GCCTCACATTAAAGGCATTTTCCAGAGTATTGCAGCTCAGGTTGAAAATGAGCCATGCTGTGATTGG GTCGGAGAAGAAGGTGCTGGACACTTTGTGAAGATGGTACATAATGGAATTGAGTATGGGGATATGCAGTTGATCTGTGAGGCCTACCATCTAATGAAAGATATTTTACAACTGGAACAGGATGAGATGGCAAAG GCATTTGAAGACTGGAACAAGACTGAGTTGGACTCGTTTCTAATTGAGATCACAGCAGATATTCTGAAATTTCGGGACACTGATGGCAAGCACCTTCTCCCTAAAATCCAGGACACCGCTGGGCAGAAAGGTACCGGGAAATGGACCGCTATCTCCGCTCTGGAGTTTGGCGTACCCGTCACACTCATTG GCGAAGCTGTATTTGCTCGCTGTCTGTCATCCTTGAAGAGTGAAAGAATAGTAGCCAGCAAGCAGCTAAATGGGCCCAAACATGCGCCCTTTAAAGGTGACAAGAAGGCATTCCTGGAAGATATCCGTAAG GCTCTTTATGCATCAAAGATCATATCTTACGCACAGGGCTTTATCCTGTTTAGACAGGCAGCCCAGGAGTTTGGCTGGAAGCTAAATTACGGAGGCATTGCCATGATGTGGAGGGGTGGATGCATTATCCGCAG TGTGTTTTTGGGAAAAATCAAAGAAGCCTTTGACCGGAACCCAAATTTGCAAAATCTTCTGCTGGATGACTTCTTCAAAAGAGAGATGGATAACTGCCAG GATTCCTGGCGCCGAGTGGTCAGCACAGGGGTTCAGTTTGGTATCCCGCTGCCTTGCTTCACCACTGCACTGTCTTTCTACGACGGCTACAGACACCAGATGTTACCTGCCAACCTAATCCAG gcgcaAAGAGATTACTTTGGAGCTCATACCTACGAGCTCTTAAGCAAGCCAGGAGTTTTCGTTCATACAAACTGGACTGGCCATGGAGGGAACGTGTCATCTTCGTCTTATAACGTCTGA